A section of the Sebastes fasciatus isolate fSebFas1 chromosome 5, fSebFas1.pri, whole genome shotgun sequence genome encodes:
- the rai2 gene encoding retinoic acid-induced protein 2, giving the protein MESSDNVTGTPSQTDVCSADVGGGGGGTQRKVEDGVNPADSCGSGATGLGPKGGLSNPAEPPAPLVVSPASEPPGGVALKVATTVLHPMCLGDSPLMLPIHLQMAGAAGSQLSQMGAAPYLITSQSPVSLPLVLDQQVLQHMNPSMIPQTAQLQNNVLCTNPLTFGLPPADQKSAGQTQDANLLSLLQNPAFAAILQDLFPSQAGSSTCQSPGSPFFPLPPLTPPYASPLAPLVPPATLLVPYPVIIPLPVPLPVPLPVPIPVPQTEDSKGNMPKPVCTVSKSTQTSSKDTTSPSLSSRRCMPPQNASPSSSLPVDDGQALDLSVRACPVELKQEYPSPQQDSVLDLSVPAVRKKCPSDRDVALDTGAASLSLGVGCTQSLDSKLLGSLASLEFSRQHKWVVDSSAGGSSSLSQQATLSGAGNLEIVSTSQTAKVIVSVKDAIPAILCGKIKGLSGVSTKNFSIKRDGSQAASLQQLYGVPSASRGEQHDPNNPHKKVPKSRAIKLKKVSSQEIHFLPMKKQRLAALLPRK; this is encoded by the coding sequence ATGGAGAGCAGCGACAACGTGACCGGGACTCCGTCCCAGACTGATGTGTGCAGCGCCGacgtgggaggaggaggaggaggaacccAGAGGAAAGTGGAGGACGGAGTGAATCCTGCTGATTCCTGCGGCAGCGGCGCGACAGGACTAGGACCTAAAGGGGGTCTCTCTAACCCGGCGGAGCCTCCTGCACCGCTGGTCGTGAGTCCCGCCTCTGAACCTCCAGGAGGCGTCGCGCTTAAAGTCGCCACGACAGTGCTGCACCCGATGTGCCTGGGAGACAGCCCGCTGATGCTGCCCATCCACCTCCAGATGGCCGGAGCAGCCGGGTCTCAGCTCAGCCAAATGGGGGCGGCGCCGTACTTGATAACGAGCCAGAGCCCGGTCTCGCTCCCCCTGGTCTTGGACCAGCAGGTGCTCCAGCACATGAACCCCTCTATGATCCCTCAGACCGCTCAGCTCCAGAACAACGTGCTGTGTACGAATCCTCTGACGTTTGGTTTACCGCCAGCTGACCAGAAGTCAGCCGGACAGACGCAGGACGCCaacctgctctctctcctgcagAATCCGGCGTTTGCGGCCATCTTGCAGGATCTCTTCCCGTCCCAGGCGGGTTCGTCGACCTGTCAGTCGCCAGGCTCTCCCTTCTTCCCACTTCCTCCCCTCACGCCTCCCTACGCCTCCCCTCTGGCGCCGCTAGTCCCTCCCGCAACGCTTCTAGTCCCCTACCCGGTCATCATCCCGCTGCCAGTGCCTCTGCCCGTCCCCCTTCCCGTCCCAATTCCCGTCCCTCAGACCGAGGACTCGAAGGGGAACATGCCAAAACCAGTTTGCACTGTGAGTAAAAGCACTCAGACTTCCTCTAAAGATACTACCTCTCCTTCGTTGTCTTCACGCAGATGCATGCCGCCGCAAAATGCGTCCCCTTCGTCCTCGCTTCCTGTCGATGACGGACAGGCTCTGGACCTTTCTGTCAGAGCGTGTCCTGTTGAACTAAAACAGGAATACCCGAGTCCTCAGCAGGACAGCGTGCTCGACCTGTCGGTGCCTGCCGTGAGGAAAAAGTGTCCGTCGGACCGAGACGTAGCTTTAGATACCGGCGCCGCGTCTTTGTCTCTGGGCGTCGGATGCACTCAGAGTTTAGACTCCAAACTGCTGGGCAGTCTGGCGTCGCTGGAGTTCAGCCGGCAGCACAAGTGGGTGGTGGACAGCAGCGCCGGCGGGTCCAGCTCTCTGAGCCAGCAGGCGACTCTGAGCGGAGCCGGAAACCTGGAGATCGTCAGCACCTCGCAGACGGCCAAGGTCATCGTCTCGGTGAAGGACGCCATCCCCGCCATCCTCTGCGGAAAGATTAAAGGCCTCTCGGGAGTCTCCACCAAGAACTTTTCCATCAAGCGGGACGGCAGCCAGGCGGCGTCTCTGCAGCAGCTCTACGGAGTGCCGTCGGCGTCCCGCGGCGAGCAGCACGACCCCAACAACCCGCATAAAAAGGTCCCGAAGAGCAGAGCGATCAAGCTGAAGAAGGTCAGCTCGCAGGAGATCCACTTCCTTCCCATGAAGAAGCAGAGACTCGCAGCGCTGCTCCCCAGGAAGTGA